The following proteins are co-located in the Flammeovirga kamogawensis genome:
- a CDS encoding DUF1501 domain-containing protein, with protein MKRRSFLKKSSLLTAGTLFTPLFLQQTLGQIQEEYKGKRIVIIQFSGGNDGLNTVIPYLDDNYYKARPNIAIQKENLIQLDNNLGINGQMKGFADLFHKGYVSIINNVGYPNPNRSHFRSMDIWHTASDANQYLNTGWLGRYMDANCSKPREGIELDNTLSLAMKGSKIKGIAVDNPYTFYNTLKVGQFDTLASGDVENLNEENQGYLYKTLTEANQSAEYIYQHSKVYKSKTTFPDTALGKNLKSIAELIQSGMDSKVYYASLGGFDTHASQIPQQNKLLKQYSEGVSAFVEELEKTDHFKDTVIMTFSEFGRRVKQNASKGTDHGAANNVFIISKHLKKEGIINENPDLVNLNRGDLIHSVDFRSIYADLLNNWLNVSSSEIMSKNINELSLI; from the coding sequence ATGAAAAGAAGATCATTTTTAAAAAAGTCATCTCTATTAACTGCAGGTACTCTTTTTACACCTTTATTTTTACAACAAACTTTAGGGCAAATACAAGAAGAATACAAAGGTAAAAGAATAGTTATTATCCAGTTTTCTGGAGGTAATGACGGCCTTAATACTGTTATACCTTACTTAGATGACAATTACTACAAAGCACGACCAAACATTGCAATACAAAAAGAAAACTTAATTCAATTAGATAATAATTTAGGTATTAATGGCCAGATGAAAGGTTTTGCAGACCTTTTCCATAAAGGTTATGTATCTATTATTAATAATGTTGGTTATCCAAACCCAAATAGATCACACTTTAGAAGTATGGATATTTGGCATACTGCCAGTGATGCTAACCAATACCTAAATACTGGCTGGCTGGGTAGATACATGGATGCTAATTGTTCTAAACCACGAGAAGGAATTGAATTAGATAACACCTTATCTCTAGCAATGAAAGGTAGTAAAATTAAAGGCATTGCTGTTGACAATCCTTATACATTTTACAACACTTTAAAAGTAGGTCAATTTGATACACTTGCATCTGGAGATGTTGAAAATTTAAACGAAGAAAATCAAGGTTATCTATATAAAACGCTTACTGAAGCAAATCAATCAGCTGAATATATATACCAACATAGTAAAGTCTATAAATCGAAGACTACTTTTCCTGATACTGCACTTGGAAAAAATTTAAAAAGTATTGCAGAGCTAATTCAATCAGGTATGGATTCTAAAGTCTATTATGCTTCTTTGGGTGGTTTTGATACTCATGCAAGTCAGATTCCTCAACAGAATAAATTACTAAAACAATATTCTGAAGGTGTTTCTGCTTTTGTTGAAGAATTAGAAAAAACAGATCACTTTAAAGATACAGTGATTATGACTTTTTCTGAATTTGGAAGAAGAGTAAAGCAGAATGCCAGTAAAGGAACTGATCATGGTGCTGCAAACAATGTATTTATCATTAGTAAGCATCTTAAAAAGGAAGGTATTATTAATGAAAACCCTGATTTAGTAAATTTAAATAGAGGTGACCTTATACATTCTGTTGACTTTAGAAGTATTTATGCTGATTTATTAAATAATTGGTTGAATGTTAGTAGTTCAGAAATTATGTCAAAAAATATTAATGAACTATCATTAATATAA